A stretch of Henckelia pumila isolate YLH828 chromosome 4, ASM3356847v2, whole genome shotgun sequence DNA encodes these proteins:
- the LOC140867747 gene encoding probable 2' cyclic ADP-D-ribose synthase BdTIR: MQRPSAVRIMNNISRHILGEFRRRAHEPSLPCNVFINHRGVDTKRNVAGLLYHHLHRLGLRPFLDSKSMKPGDKLFDKIDAAIRECKVGVAVFSPMYCDSYFCLHELSLMMESRKRVIPIFCDIKPSDLRVKNDGSCPAHELDKFRRALEEAKYTVGVTFDTSKGDWPEFLASATDAVVKNLIEVEEESIIRKNNNLHRSPDEESNINSTGYNAKVANQPA; encoded by the exons ATGCAGCGTCCTTCAGCCGTCAGGATCATGAACAACATTTCCCGCCACATTCTTGGCGAGTTCCGCCGAAGAGCTCATGAGCCTTCTCTCCCGTGCAATGTTTTCATTAATCACCGTGGGGTCGACACGAAGAGGAACGTGGCGGGGCTGTTGTACCACCACCTCCACCGCCTAGGGCTCCGCCCGTTCTTGGATAGCAAGAGCATGAAGCCGGGGGACAAGCTTTTCGACAAGATCGACGCGGCCATTCGTGAATGCAAGGTTGGTGTGGCCGTCTTCTCTCCCATGTACTGCGACTCCTACTTTTGTTTGCATGAGCTGAGCCTCATGATGGAGTCTAGGAAAAGGGTCATCCCCATATTTTGTGACATAAAACCCTCGGATCTTCGTGTCAAGAACGACGGTTCTTGCCCCGCTCACGAGCTCGACAAGTTCAGACGGGCACTCGAAGAGGCAAAATACACCGTCGGGGTAACCTTTGACACATCAAAAGG GGATTGGCCGGAATTTCTTGCAAGCGCGACGGATGCGGTGGtcaagaatttgattgaagtaGAAGAAGAGAGCATAATTAGGAAGAACAACAACCTTCATCGTTCTCCTGATGAAGAAAGCAATATTAATTCCACAGGATACAATGCGAAAGTGGCCAACCAACCAGCATAA
- the LOC140865025 gene encoding uncharacterized protein, with amino-acid sequence MATRAFCGVAPFFLRKKASGFEGKSQPEHTKIFDASKNTKGLKGSKISNSHGVAGNFVTMTDLKNKISTFRDLLDFAPCSGSATVTELLILTLNDIFKLHPGIKPDLPISKIEGASMHKALKLFCDAMKSLGALWTTDEWMVKCKYDSNVKLGHVELEQIALLMLEDAIKLARERLFDESEEDEDMEQCSPPASRAYGKSPFGSCTDNKNSLSGSPETPTSVLPEAWKSSTKGGKTGSYAPPLLLPLRVQAIEKLNPIDIKRLSFQMFPHAVVQDPNYHIQTQKAEREQQPVFEEKKSSEVKETGGINESDQDYEMIDVIDKIDEVEPEDDIKTEVPKITRTGLVGIIEDKGRNWIGIPDTKAHVTHDVPVERKMDVILPPPSLPKLRSSVTEFVTPVACIQPTSLPSDEVKFQIPVPQARIEAIPVTVLPPQALSVPAPPPPLPPVVPSAQPSTHFVPAPVPPPPPPLFSTKTSQPLPPPPPPPPPSAIRTGAPPPPPPPMAVRTGTPPPPPPPMGGSKGPVPPPPPGMHMANAAAPPPPPGLAGAKNLRPKKAVTKLKRSSQMGNLYRLLKGKVEGSSLDGKSSGRRGKVGAASGGKQGMADALAEITKRSAYFQQIEEDVKNYEKTIKEVKLAINSFQTSDMTELLKFHKYVESHLEKLTDETQVLARFEEFPSKKLEALRMAAALYSKLDSVASTLKNWPIVSPVGQLLDKAESYFNKMKGEMDALERTKDEESKKFQAHKINFDFHIIIHIKELMVDVSSSCMELALKEKRNADDKGNENEAKRKGSTKMLWRAFQFAFRVYSFAGGHDERADKLTRELAQEIETESHH; translated from the exons ATGGCGACGAGGGCATTTTGTGGGGTGGCACCTTTCTTTTTACGTAAGAAGGCTTCTGGATTTGAG GGGAAATCACAACCGGAGCACACTAAAATCTTTGATGCATCAAAGAATACAAAAGGCCTAAAAGGTTCGAAAATCAGCAATTCACACGGGGTGGCAGGTAACTTTGTAACAATGACGGATCTCAAGAACAAGATTTCCACTTTTAGAGACTTGCTCGATTTCGCTCCTTGTAGCGGATCCGCCACCGTAACTGAG CTGCTGATATTGACCCTGAATGATATCTTTAAACTTCATCCTGGAATCAAACCTGACCTACCAATTTCAAAAATCGAAGGTGCATCAATGCATAAG GCTCTTAAACTCTTCTGTGATGCTATGAAATCACTGGGAGCCCTGTGGACAACAGACGAGTGGATGGTCAAATGTAAATATGACTCGAATGTGAAACTGGGACACGTTGAATTGGAGCAAATCG CTCTGCTGATGCTGGAGGACGCAATAAAGCTAGCAAGGGAACGGTTGTTCGACGAAAGTGAGGAAGATGAAGACATGGAGCAATGCAGTCCTCCAGCAAGCCGAGCCTATGGAAAGTCTCCGTTTGGATCATGTACAGATAACAAGAATTCTCTTTCTGGTTCTCCAGAAACCCCAACTTCAGTCCTTCCCGAAGCATGGAAATCGTCGACGAAAGGAGGGAAAACAGGGTCTTATGCTCCACCTCTACTCTTGCCACTCAGGGTTCAAGCTATTGAGAAACTGAACCCCATTGATATTAAACGCCTTTCGTTTCAAATGTTCCCTCACGCTGTCGTACAAGATCCTAATTATCATATCCAAACCCAAAAGGCAGAGAGAGAACAACAGCCTGTGTTTGAAGAAAAGAAGAGTTCTGAAGTGAAGGAAACAGGTGGTATCAATGAGAGTGACCAAGATTATGAGATGATAGACGTTATAGACAAGATTGATGAAGTTGAGCCAGAAGATGATATAAAAACTGAAGTGCCAAAGATCACGAGAACTGGTTTGGTTGGGATAATAGAGGATAAGGGCAGAAATTGGATTGGTATCCCGGATACTAAAGCACATGTCACTCATGATGTGCCAGTAGAGCGAAAAATGGATGTGATCCTGCCTCCGCCATCGCTTCCAAAGTTGCGATCAAGTGTAACAGAATTCGTCACGCCTGTAGCATGCATTCAACCTACATCATTGCCGAGCGATGAGGTAAAATTTCAAATACCAGTGCCACAGGCTCGAATTGAAGCAATACCAGTGACAGTACTGCCTCCGCAAGCATTATCCGTGCCtgcaccaccaccaccactaCCACCAGTAGTACCATCAGCCCAGCCATCAACACACTTTGTGCCTGCACCGGTTCCGCCGCCTCCACCTCCATTGTTTTCCACTAAAACATCACAGCCActaccaccaccaccacctccTCCTCCACCCTCGGCAATAAGGACTGGAGCACCACCACCCCCTCCCCCGCCAATGGCAGTGAGGACTGGAACACCACCGCCCCCTCCCCCACCTATGGGTGGATCAAAGGGGCCAGTTCCACCCCCACCACCTGGAATGCACATGGCAAATGCGGCTGCTCCCCCACCCCCTCCAGGGCTTGCTGGCGCGAAAAACCTCCGTCCCAAGAAAGCTGTGACAAAACTGAAGAGATCATCCCAGATGGGCAATCTTTATCGGCTTCTCAAGGGAAAAGTAGAAGGATCGAGTTTAGATGGTAAATCATCAGGGAGAAGGGGTAAAGTTGGAGCAGCCTCTGGTGGAAAGCAAGGAATGGCTGATGCTTTGGCAGAAATAACAAAGAG GTCAGCATACTTCCAACAAATTGAAGAAGATGTCAAGAACTATGAGAAAACAATCAAGGAGGTAAAATTAGCAATCAATTCTTTCCAGACATCAGACATGACCGAGCTCCTGAAATTCCACAAATATGTAGAATCTCATCTTGAGAAACTCACCGATGAAACTCAG GTTCTAGCAAGATTTGAAGAGTTCCCTTCAAAGAAATTGGAAGCTTTGAGAATGGCAGCAGCTCTCTACTCAAAGTTAGATTCTGTTGCCAGTACTTTGAAAAACTGGCCAATAGTGTCACCTGTTGGCCAACTCCTGGACAAGGCTGAGAGTTACTTCAACAAG ATGAAGGGTGAAATGGATGCCCTGGAGCGTACTAAAGACGAAGAATCCAAGAAATTCCAGGCTCACAAGATCAACTTTGATTTCCACATCATTATACATATCAAAGAACTAATGGTCGATGTTTCTTCAAGCTGCATGGAACTGGCTCTTAAG GAGAAGAGAAATGCGGATGATAAAGGAAATGAAAACGAAGCGAAAAGGAAAGGTTCCACGAAAATGCTTTGGAGAGCATTCCAATTTGCTTTCAGAGTTTATTCATTTGCTGGTGGCCATGATGAACGTGCTGATAAGCTCACAAGAGAACTAGCTCAAGAAATCGAAaccgaatctcatcactga
- the LOC140867749 gene encoding uncharacterized protein produces MAPGGRGRKGKEVVEESAAINVRNLDDIVRGRRGRPAVQPPKDVELEVEQQPRVNPDKGKAIQAEADPVTQLTEKMGGIRLIISQFQELRPQKFFGNEGSEKATSWLKSLNNMFNGLEYPDDIRLKLVPFQLKDRAQLWWETTAETLSDSGNKSVAEYASQFSALLPYVPYVAKNDRSKLSHFLKGLTRTIHTLVTTGTPSTYMKAVEKAKKIEASLLRSEPQSIPASVPQGAGSSSQTPMGLPSYQPIQSSQQAKRPWFKARGKPFKKKPQSSSSSSSGSRGGSSVGSSGRVYCDRCGGNHLSAHCTGFPGTCYTCGQAGHSSRVCPNAGRQQFQPQQFGQFPGRPSFRPYAPVPQFVPTQPYIPGQSTQQPRYPSPQSQQRFPGPQQVQVHALTQDQAQDAPGGVIAAAAVRCRRPPPFAAADRRRSLGVVLVV; encoded by the exons ATGGCACCAGGAGGAAGAGGTAGAAAAGGGAAGGAAGTtgtcgaagagtctgcagcgaTAAATGTTAGAAATCTTGATGATATTGTCAGGGGAAGACGTGGTCGACCAGCTGTTCAGCCTCCGAAAGATGTGGAATTAGAGGTGGAACAACAACCACGGGTAAATCCTGACAAAGGAAAAGCGATTCAGGCTGAGGCTGATCCAGTAACCCAATTGACTGAGAAAATGGGAGGAATAcgattaataatttctcaatttcaggaGTTGCGTCCGCAAAAGTTCTTTGGCAATGAAGGAAGTGAGAAAGCTACTAGTTGGTTGAAAAGTCTCAACAATATGTTTAATGGATTAGAATATCCTGATGACATTCGACTGAAGTTAGTTCCTTTTCAGCTGAAAGACCGAGCGCAACTGTGGTGGGAAACGAcagcagaaacactttctgattctg GCAATAAATCTGTTGCTGAATATGCTTCTCAGTTCTCTGCTCTTCTGCCTTATGTCCCATATGTTGCAAAGAATGATCGGTCAAAGCTTTCACATTTTCTGAAAGGGCTTACACGAACGATCCATACTTTGGTGACTACTGGAACTCCATCTACTTATATGAAAGCAGTAGAAAAGGCCAAGAAAATTGAAGCAAGTCTACTAAGGAGTGAACCACAATCAATCCCAGCATCTGTTCCTCAAGGAGCTGGAAGCAGTTCACAGACACCAATGGGTTTACCTTCATATCAGCCTATTCAATCTTCTCAGCAAGCGAAAAGGCCTTGGTTTAAAGCTAGAGGGAAGCCATTTAAAAAGAAACCACAGTCTAGTtcctccagttccagtggtagtCGTGGTGGAAGTTCAGTTGGATCATCTGGGAGAGTGTACTGTGACAGATGTGGTGGTAATCATTTGAGTGCACATTGTACAGGATTTCCAGGAACTTGTTATACTTGTGGGCAGGCTGGACATTCGTCTCGAGTATGTCCAAATGCTGGAAGACAGCAATTTCAGCCACAACAGTTTGGCCAGTTTCCTGGACGACCATCATTCAGACCATATGCTCCTGTACCACAGTTTGTTCCTACACAGCCTTATATTCCAGGACAGTCCACTCAGCAGCCTAGGTATCCATCTCCTCAGAGTCAGCAGCGTTTTCCAGGTCCACAGCAGGTTCAAGTCCATGCTCTGACTCAGGATCAGGCACAAGATGCACCTGGGGGAGTTATTGcag CTGCCGCCGTTCGCTGCCGCCGTCCGCCGCCGTTCGCCGCCGCCGATCGTCGCCGGAGTTTAGGGGTTGTGTTAGTTGTTTAA
- the LOC140867751 gene encoding uncharacterized protein has protein sequence MGLSTKQVYDDGHGRDGLDQTLVQAGSPELSKSTHPLKCPRCCSTNTKFCYFNNYNKSQPRHFCKSCKRHWTKGGTLRNVPAGGGRKNKRPKITNSATTSASSLGDNNGDQITTSNILYHALIRSPSHNTHTTNGINTTGLNNVSAPSNINPNTECSFSFLNSKFDIKIASLDSNPTTYQSLKTYDQYCSSNPDSIEESTITSANTNSSTRSIPWPNSSNSCSTDLPSYWDWNDIDHVLTSSDHLNISWDDINDSEIKPCTEF, from the coding sequence ATGGGTTTGAGTACCAAGCAGGTTTATGATGATGGTCATGGGCGTGATGGATTGGATCAAACATTGGTTCAGGCAGGGTCGCCGGAGCTGTCGAAATCTACACACCCTTTGAAGTGCCCAAGGTGTTGTTCAACAAACACCAAGTTTTGTTATTTCAACAATTATAACAAATCTCAGCCTCGCCATTTTTGCAAATCTTGCAAAAGGCACTGGACTAAAGGTGGCACTCTTCGTAACGTTCCCGCGGGCGGTGGCCGCAAAAACAAGCGGCCAAAGATTACAAATTCTGCCACCACTAGTGCCTCCTCCCTGGGTGACAATAATGGTGATCAGATAACTACGTCTAATATTCTCTACCATGCATTAATCCGTTCCCCGTCGCATAATACTCACACAACAAACGGCATCAACACGACAGGTTTGAACAATGTCTCAGCGCCGAGTAACATAAATCCCAACACAGAATgttcattttcatttttaaacTCAAAATTTGACATAAAGATTGCTTCTTTGGATAGTAATCCCACGACTTATCAATCCTTAAAAACATACGATCAGTACTGTTCAAGCAATCCTGACTCCATAGAAGAATCGACGATTACGTCAGCGAACACTAATTCATCCACAAGAAGCATCCCATGGCCTAACTCGAGCAACAGCTGTTCCACTGACTTGCCAAGCTATTGGGATTGGAATGATATTGATCATGTGTTAACTTCATCTGATCATCTCAATATATCATGGGATGATATTAATGATTCAGAGATCAAACCCTGTACTGAATTTTAA